In a single window of the Rhodamnia argentea isolate NSW1041297 chromosome 2, ASM2092103v1, whole genome shotgun sequence genome:
- the LOC115726845 gene encoding 30S ribosomal protein S9, chloroplastic yields MEQEEKKKQKGILSFSFWGLSSGRTKILSGHELTPLSQRKKMMALTVSTLASSLSSLSFSSLSFSSQVSHKPGSVALARPKPLSVSLASAASPLAVSASAAAAAPSEPEAADLRKYVKSRLPGGFAAQSIFGTGRRKCAIARVVLQEGTGKVIINYREAKEYLQGNPLWLQYVKIPLVTLGYESSYDVFVKAHGGGLSGQAQAISLGIARALLKVSEDHRSPLREEGLLTRDSRVVERKKVGLKKARKAPQFSKR; encoded by the exons atggaacaagaagaaaagaagaagcaaaagggaATTTTATCATTCAGCTTCTGGGGCCTCTCTTCAGGGAGAACCAAAATATTATCCGGACACGAGCTCACTCCCTTGagccagaggaagaagatgatggcgcTCACCGTGTCCACTCTCgcctcctccctctcctccctctccttctcctccctctccttctcctcccaAGTCTCTCACAAGCCCGGCTCCGTCGCGCTCGCTCGCCCCAAGCCCCTCTCCGTCTCGCTCGCCTCCGCGGCCTCCCCTCTCGCCGtgtccgcctccgccgccgccgccgcgccgTCGGAGCCTGAGGCCGCGGACCTCCGCAAGTACGTCAAGTCGCGGCTCCCCGGCGGGTTCGCCGCTCAGTCGATCTTCGGCACCGGCCGCCGGAAATGCGCCATCGCTCGGGTCGTTCTGCAGGAAGGCACCGGCAAAGTCATCATCAACTATCGGGAGGCAAAG GAGTACCTTCAGGGCAACCCATTGTGGCTTCAATATGTCAAAATACCACTGGTAACTCTGGGTTATGAAAGCAGTTACGATGTGTTCGTTAAAGCTCATGGTGGTGGCCTTTCTGGCCAGGCTCAAGCAATCTCCTTGGGCATTGCTCGTGCATTGCTGAAGGTGAGTGAAGACCACAGATCGCCTTTGAGAGAGGAAGGACTTTTGACTAGGGACTCGAGAGTAGTTGAAAGGAAGAAAGTCGGTCTCAAGAAAGCTCGTAAAGCTCCTCAATTTTCCAAGCGTTGA